The following proteins come from a genomic window of Bactrocera dorsalis isolate Fly_Bdor chromosome 6, ASM2337382v1, whole genome shotgun sequence:
- the LOC125779661 gene encoding SAFB-like transcription modulator — MWDSEIQTKSFEDKDETEVIEYILEDKLRVEEITFEEQGTFNDVNNKMSPLEIEENAKDEIKYLAERDVEVDNGSVSNDGPEGEEENAGESNDESINVTIGEDEQKLLHEKAPDEKEKCTDAEGETTGKNSAQKSTKTVAALDDTRTSKGGSSSSKCSKSDDDKSKRKDEKSGDKKDKDISEQKPSSNKSSQKDDKEKSSVNISTKSSSTGKQTTPSRNLWISGLSSLTRARDLKTIFSKYGKVVEAKVVTNTRTPAARCYDYVTMPSSSNASRCIENLHHTELHGRIISVELTKNEISN; from the coding sequence ATGTGGGACAGTGAAATCCAGACGAAATCGTTTGAAGATAAGGACGAAACTGAAgtaattgaatacattttagaAGACAAGCTGCGCGTAGAGGAAATTACTTTTGAGGAGCAAGGCACATTTAACGATGTGAACAATAAAATGTCTCCTTTGGAAATTGAGGAGAATgcaaaagatgaaataaaatatcttgcAGAAAGAGATGTTGAAGTTGATAACGGAAGTGTTTCAAACGATGGTCCAGAGGGGGAAGAGGAAAATGCAGGCGAATCGAATGATGAATCGATAAATGTAACTATTGGTGAagacgaacaaaaacttttgcatgAAAAGGCACCtgatgaaaaggaaaaatgcaCCGATGCAGAAGGTGAAACTACCGGCAAGAATTCAGcgcaaaaaagtacaaaaacggTTGCAGCTTTGGATGACACAAGAACATCCAAGGGTGGATCCAGCAGCAGTAAATGCAGCAAGTCTGATGACGATAAATCAAAGAGAAAAGATGAGAAGTCCGGCGACAAAAAGGATAAAGACATTAGTGAACAAAAACCATCTTCAAACAAGTCTTCGCAGAAGGATGACAAAGAAAAGTCTTCAGTGAATATCTCTACAAAATCGTCGTCCACAGGAAAGCAGACAACACCTTCACGTAATCTTTGGATATCCGGGTTATCTTCATTAACGAGAGCCAGGGAtctgaaaactatattttctaaatatggaAAAGTTGTGGAAGCCAAGGTGGTCACCAACACCCGAACTCCGGCTGCACGTTGTTATGACTACGTAACAATGCCATCATCGTCGAATGCCAGTCGTTGCATTGAGAATTTGCATCATACCGAACTCCATGGACGGATAATATCGGTAGAGCTCACTAAAAACGAAATCAGCAACTGA